The genomic DNA TTGGCTCGAGCGCACTTGCCACTACCAGAGTGGGCACGCGCTATAAAATACAATTGTTTTGGcgagaaaaccatcagtagagttgaaaatgcgatggaaacccatttacaGGAACTTGTATGTctttattcggtacatgggaattgAACCGCAAAAAGGTATGTtcatgtgcactacgtcatcacacagcCTTTCATCTGCAACACGTCAATTTggtggaaacacatctctggtgggaaaatgtgcataatgTTTTCATGTGGATTTTAGCATACTGTATTTGCAAGAAaatcaccaattggatggaaacctagctagtaaggtaattgttaaccagaaatgatttgatattgagatcataaactgctgcattggaccttttaacCTGTGTGAAATTGAATGTTTGGACAGTTCTATTGTCCTGTGTTGTATTCCGCAACACTACGGTCCATGttaaaggaagggaaagggggatgcctagtcagttgtacaactgaatgccttgaactgaaatgtgtcttccgtattTTTACACAGTTTTACAACAGTTCCTCCGAACTCAATCCTTAACTTACCCATTATAAGTAAGATGATACAACTGATCCTGGTGCAGTTGTTAGGGACAGTGAGTTACTGCAGGTAGGGAGAATACTGGAACATCACAGAAGGAGTGGTTCTAGAGCTGCGTTTCCAAGGCAACAAGGGAGCCAAACAGAACAGGGTGCAGCACACAGTAGGACTACATCCCAAATCACATCCTCGTCCCTATATAGtaagtgcactacaaagggaacagGGGGCCATTTTGGATCCGCCCTAAAAAGGTTTTCATTTCTGGAATAAACGTCACTTGGAAACAAATGTTCTTCTATATCTAAAAGAAATGTTAAATAAGTTGAGCTAAGAAGTTAAGACAAAACCCACTCTAGGAAACGTTAGTGTAGAAAGAGTGGGGGTGCAGAGACGCAATTATTTTCTCGCAAAAACACACTTAGGAACGAGTGTATAGATCATCAGGTCACACCGTAATATCAAGGAATATGCTCATACAACAAGTAATAGTAAAAACACAGAAACACCGCAATTTACAAGCTTCACTTTCACTACTCGTCTCCTTGGGGCCAATTTCATTTCAGTAAATTCAAGGGAGTGATTTCAAATCCCAATTCATGAACTAAAATGTGCCATTGTTTTTCAATTAAGGATTTTTATAAATTCTTGTGCATTTTCTCAATTCTTGAAATGGAATTTGAAATCCCTTCCTGAATTGGCTGGTTTgagatggaattgaccccaatcaTCCTAACAAGCAACTGACTGCAGCACAGCAACACCTAGTATGAAGACTACCCAAAGAACCTAAGACTAACTAACTATGCTTTCATATTAGCAAAGAGCTAAATCTGAAGGACTTCAGAAGTCTATACATAGCCATAAATGACTTTGTTACAAAAACAAACTTCCATTTTCTACATTGCCACTGGGCGCGTTAGACTGTCTACATTGCAGACGCCTTCCAGATCTCACAATGCTTGGATAAGACTTTAACACACCAGCTAACCACATTATGATATAGAAACCTGATGCCTGACCGCCAAGTTGATGATGTGGCACGCAACTATTGGTTGATGCCCTGGAATATCTGCAACATCTACAATGTAGTTGGCCTGGAACGCGACCATTATGTTACTTCAAtatcaagaggttttaaagttCAACTAGGCTTCGATTTCACATTGACTTAACTTTCTCTAGCACTGGCATTATCTCAATAAGACCAAATAGATATACAACGTACAAAGAGTAGTATTATTATCTTCATCACAAACACGTTTCCACACAAGTAGACTTAAAGGCTACGCTACAATAGCCATACTAGCGTACTACTTTGAATTCTAGGACCTCATACACTGGCTCGTTCCCTAAGGCTACATTTACACAGGcatcccaattctgatcttttgccactaattggtattttgtcCAATCAGatcaataattgggcaaaatatcagaattggactGACAGTATAAACGCAGCTTAAGTAGTGtgctagtgtggatattggaacaGAGCCTTTGTGTACGCTCCGATGTCCATACTGGAATACTACTTAGAACGGTAGGACCCAATACACTGGTTCATACCCTACTGATTCGTTCCCTAAGTAGTATGCTATTAAGGATATTGGAAAAGAGACTATTTTCTCTTCAGTGTCTTTAAAAAGCGCAAATTATATGATGGACAATAAAGCAGCAGCTCTGGGGGTTAGTAGGTACCAAATACGTTTTCAAATTGCTTCATTTTTTTCCCATCCTCAAATCAACACTATAAAAATGCTAGCATTATACAATGAGTGACAAGGACGTGCCTAAAAAAAGCACAAACAGGCTGGCATCGAGGTTATAAAAATGCAGCTTTTAGACATGAACCTGTGTAAGTAACCACTGCAAAAAACGCTTTGTGTCTTTCGGACAAGACGAGTATATACAATGAAGGTAGAAATGGTACAAAATCACACGGGGGGATATACGTACAACCAATTGAATTCAACCAATTCAATGAATATTGAAGGCAATCCAACAGATAGAAAGTGCAGGTCGGATATCAATCGACGTTTGATTTCTAGCATCAATAGTTGAACAGTTCAAATCACTTTTTTTATATGCCTAAGCAAACAAATCCACACCGATCATAGGGCTTGTGTCGATTAGATACGCTTTTTGATTGGATAAACAGAGTTACGGGACAAGTATGTGGGCTATACTATGTCCTACACTATCTCTTCAGGAAATACCAAGATGGAAGCCTGGTCCGAGATCTGTATGTGTTTTAGTTTAGCAAGTCCTCTGACTATCATTGTCAAACTCAAACTGATCCCGGGATCAGGTTAACATCTCCTACATAATCATATAGGAAACAGGCATATTAGTGGTATTCAAAACAGTTCAAATAAATTAAAATGATATTTACACATAGTTTGGCAGGGGTAGGTCTACAGAGGTCGGCGAACTGCCCTCCGTGTTGGCACCAAGTTATGCCACAATGACATTCTGACCTTAGAATGTCATGCAAGTTGGCGGTGTCAACATGGCCGCCAATGGAACGTTACATTACAAACAGAGTTTGCCGATCTCTGTATAGTCAGGTATAAGGGGGGAACTATCATTCAaaagtggtgtgttgtgtgtgtgtgtgtgtgtgtgtcaggtggagAGAAATATTCCATAAGGTGGGAGCGGGTAAGTgtgtgttgtcatgccctctttgtttgtgcatgtgtgtaggtTGGGGGACGAGGCAGAACTGGGGGGTGTTAGACAGCGTTCTCCTCACTAGGGGCTCAGCATTGGGGGGCTCCAGAAGAGTCTGTTGAACTgttggtgaaagagaggagacatgaaACTGATGGTTATAAACCTGATCACAAActgcaactttttttttttttatatgtacactaccattcaaaagtttggggtcacttagaaatatacttgtttttgaaagaaaagcactttttttttgtccattaaaataacatcaaattgctcaaaaatacagtgtagatattgttaatgtcgtaaataactattgtagctgaaacCGGCAGATTttatatggaatatctacatgggcgtacaaaggcccattatcagcaaccatcacttctgtgttccaatggcacgttgtgttagctaatccaagtttatcattttaaaaggctaattgatcattagaaaacccttttgcaattatgttagcacagctgaaaactgtggtgcttattaaagaagcaataaaactggccttctttagactagatgagtatctggagcatcagcatttgtgggtttgattacaggctcaaaatggccagaaacaaagaactttcttctgaaactcgtccatctattcttgttctgagaaattaaggctattccatgcgagaaaatgccaagaaactgaagatctcgtacaacgctgtgtactattcccttcacagaacagcacaaactggctctaaccagaatgggaaaaggagtgggaggccaagtacattagagtgtctagattgagaaacagacgcctcacaagtcctcaactggcagcttccttaaatagtacccgcaaaacaccagtctcaacgttaacaggcgactccgggatgctggccttcgaggcagagttcctctgttctgtgtctgtcttcttttgcccatcttaatcttttatttttattggccagtctgagatatggctttttctttgcaactctgcctagaaggccagcatcccggagtcgcctcttcactgttgacaacCGCTCGCTtgacccagaagccagctgcaccaacgtgtcggaggaaacactattgaacttgcaggcgcccggccggCCACAAGGAGtggctagagcgcgatgagccaagtaaagcccccccggccaaaccctcccctaacccggacatcGCCCTTTGAGACTCCCGGTCACGGGGATCctaccccaggctgtagtgatgccgcaacactgcgatgcagtgccttagaccgctgtgccaagCGGTAGGCCCCACAAACTGAAACTTCTAAAGCTTAATAATAATGCCTTCATAAACCTTTTACAACCAGAACCAGCCCTATGACCATTTTCAATTGGAGGTAATTTTATCTACTCTAATCTACTTCATTTGAAGTTAAGTAAAATAGGCTGAAGATTGTCCAAACACAAAGATCACTTCTTCTCATGGATTCCATCATAAGAAAGGTGTTGGTCATATATGGTATAAGTTCCGAAAACGAAAACCATTCCCTCACTTTTCTTGTCTCCTTCTCTCACCAGATTGGAGACACCCCAGAGTATTGAGttaccaaaaaaaaaacaccagttcctccccctccatctccctcccacttcctccctctccttccctccccatctccctgacAGACCCTTTTAACTGGAGAGAATACGGTTTCATATTTCACTCTCGTGTCAACCAACAACACCGCAAAACTATCAATACTCACCAGCGAGTGAGCAatgcatcattgggtgagtcagtgaaactgaatagcatttttaggactataatttcatcctcatattgtagcctacaatatgtgTCTCCACACACGTAGGCCTATGCTGTTGATGGATTTAAGGtagtttttattgatctcagttcGTCAGCGTCAAATTAGCCTGTTATTTCCATCATTTGTGGGGTATTACAAAAGATTCtgccaaagtctccagtcatgtaaaatgatgtagaattgcatgaaatacgTTTATAAAAGACCACATTTTTCCCCGGACCCTAGGCTACTACAATGTtccccatgtgtgcaacttctgtaagtgcctctactctactgctttGTGTCACTACGCAAATGTGATGATATGCAtgaaatgctttattataaaggtgggttttttttccccctcatgtgTACCTCAGAGCTCCTCAGGTCACCCCCCTCTCGCGCTCACTTTTTGATCCGGCACCTCCCGATTTACGAATGAAGCACTGCCCGTCCCACTTGTGTTAGAAGTTAAGAACGAGAAAGTAGTATATAGAAATAATGGcactcaaattgaaaatcattccgcgaaataatgaggatttctatcagcctaatcaAGGTGtcgattacatctcacattccagagTTCGAACTTGTAATCAAGGATGCATGGGATTTCTCGTAATGCCActctgtgcagccaatggcaatgtccgctttaggtataatgccagaggagccgcttgtggatttgtcagctctaatgcagttccacctctgacaccgcctaaacAACTGCTATGCAAATGTGggctaaagcggatctgattgaattAGAGCTCTAGCTCTCTATGGGTGGTTACCTTGTGGTTCTGTGGCCACCACAGCGTCCGGGTTATCAGTCTTCACCAGGTCTGCATTCAGGCTCTCTGTGATGGGAGGAGACAACAGTCTGAGATCATCTCACGTCTAGATTATTATAATTAATAATTATTCGAGATGATTATAATTAATTCATAATAAAGATTAATGTATTATTATCTCTAGATTATAGAGGACAATTATCCCAGCTGGTCACGTACGTTGTATGCTGAAGCAGAACTTCTTCTTCTGGTAGGAGATGTAGCTTGTAACCGCGCCAACCAGCGCCACGCCAACGGCACTGACGATCCCCGCGATAGTTCCGGTCTCCGCCATGGTGTCTGGAACGAAGGGAGAACACAGAGAGGTATAATCCATAATCAACCATCAATATAAGACCACGGCCATGTAAATCTTTTTTCTCATAGaaaatattgttgttgttgtcaaacAATATTGTTGTTGTCATCATACCATAGTTGTTGTCATCAGCAGTGGATGGGCCACCATTGCGTCCACCTACATGGACAAATTTGAAAGATGTACTGCGAGGTAGTCTATCGCGTTATTTATTCACGTGCATTCATGTGCAACCAATGCCAATAAATATGCAGTATTTACATCTTGTGTCCTGACAAGAGAATCTTAACAACCCAgatgtaaatatatttatttgtccTATTAAAACAAGAGTATCTTCAATAATCCATCATAAGAAATTACAAGCAAGTCTGAACACAGAAGTCTGTCCTTAAGCTCTTTAGAAAAAATATATCTCATCATTTCCCATATCTGAGATCATTACCTTTCCCTTTGTCGGGGTTATAGGTGTTGTCTTTTCCAACGTCAAACAGATCATCGTCTGAGAAGGAGCCACCTAAAATGCGGGATATAGGATTACATTAACTGGCAACCCTAACCTGACACACCAGGCTCCAAGCCAGGGACGGTCCCCATACAAACAACGCCAATGTCTCCAAAGGAAGGTCACGAGAGAGAGGACAAAGTTCAGCAGACGAGGGGTCAATCACAGTGCTGGTTGCCAGATTTCACCCGGGGAGGAAAAAGAGAAGATTAGCCTTTCACAAGACCCAGTGAAACTACAGCCACCATCCCCATGCAAGTTGCCAGATATTATGACCACATTGGCAGGAAATCGGAAGTGGTGTCTTTTTGAGGATGTGGGTTTTGGATATAGACCATCAGTCCTGCTTTCTTGCGCAGTACACCCACAGTACAAACTTGCCAAGAGGAAGCTTTTAGTAGAGTGTGTGTTAAATACATCCAAACACAGTACCCATCCAAACGCAGTACACACGCTCAGTGTGTGCCCAGTCGATAACTCCCCAGTAGGCCTTGTTAATGGTGTGAGAGAGAAATCGGGGGGATAGAAAGATGGATAAATGGAGATGGAAAGgaagaaagtaagagagagagacagggagagataaagagagagagacaggcatacTTGTAGAGAGAGTGACATAAAGACAGGACAGATATCATCGATAATAAAGAGAGGAATGAGGTTAAATTGAACTAGGTATTATCCAAGAAGGTATTATCCAAAAAGCTAGTACCCAGCCCAGTAGACAGAGGCAGGACAGGCACAGTAGGGTTTAGTTTGGTCAGGTAGACCATGTTGGTTAGGGTAGGCACGGTATAGGGTAGGTCAGGCAGGGTTCTTACCCCCATTCCCCCCTCTGTTGTTGGAAGCTCCGGCACCCTTGCCCCCGCCTCCGATACCTTTATCTGACGAGCAAATGACACCACATCAACCTTCTGTATACTAATACTATAATaatactactgctctactatattaccactatactgtactactattactactttaCAGTACTATAGCCTACACACCATCAACCCCCTGGTACTAAACTAatactaccactaatactactattTCTGGTGTCTAGAACATTACTGCTATTGTACAGCTATACTATGACTATACTACttaatactacactacaacattaAAGGCAATGTTTTTTTCTTTACAGAGAACTCACTCacagtaaacgctgcatatgctCAATCAGAAATTACCTGTAAATGTCAATTGCACTATAACGCAGATCTTCCACGGTCCGAATTGAATCGAGGCCTAGTAAATACCATACTACTTCGCAGGACCATGCGATAGCATCTGCAAATCTGCGTACGCGAACAATAAACCTGGATTTGAACAGGGATGGCGTTATGGGCGGGTCTTAGGGGACCTGGTCGGCCTTACCGTACCTCCTTGCCGTCCAAATAAAATATAGaatattgatcatttatttaACCGAGACGCGTGCCAACAGAAAGATGGCGTGAGTCCAAAATAATTCTAGCATCCGAACAGTGCACTCGCCAACTTTCCTTCAATCTGAAAGTGTCTGAatcagcgcccctctgtcttacTATATATAGACAAACAAAGACGTGTAATGGGTTCGCACTCAAAAATATGTAGCATAAAGCTTACTTCAATATTCCATATTTTAAACATGTTTACTGCATCAAGGGTTGGCGTACACAGACGTTTCAGCTTTACAGCCTTCTTCAGTGTGTGGGTCCAATTTTCTTTCATTCAAAACAGCATTTGTTCTAATGAAACTACAAAGTATACCAGTTATTATTGAAGGAGACTGGTTAGTCACTTTTAATGTCTCATTTCTACATACCAATATTCCAAATGATGGCAGTATGGAGGCCCTCATTCTTCCTCTCGCTTAAGCGAGGTGCCGACAAAATTACATCATTGAGCTTGCAGCAACTAGTGCAAAGAAAACCtaaaaaaacaacattatttGATAAATATGACTATCTACAGACTTTTGGAACAGCAATGGGAACTCCATTAGGGCCATTAACTATGCAAACCCCTTTATGGGGAAATTCTAATTGGATTTTATTGATGAAAATAATCCTTACAAAGATCGTGTTAAATATTGGACCAGATATATAGACGATTGCTTTATGATCTGGTCGGGTTACGAAATTAAATTACATTTCTTAACTACATTAACCCTGGAGTACAATCAATCTCATTCACTATGGAAAATAACATTAACTCTATACATTTCTTAGATGTACTTGATACAAAGAAGGGACAATCTCTTAAATACTACAATTTACAGAAAATACTATATCGACAGTTGATATTtatccacctctccctctaaAAAGAGGTTTACCAGTAAGCCAACTTCATAGACTGCGTCGCATCTGTGACACAAACGAAGAATATGATAGACAATCAAATTCTCTTCTTGAGCGTTTCCGCTTGAGAGGATACCCGATTCCTGGCTTGATTAAGCTCCAAAACAAGTTCAAAGCTTGAACAGAAGCCAGTTACTTAATAAATCCCCACAAAAATATGAAACTGTTTCCAGTAAACTATATACTTACTTTCAATGATAGCCGTAATGGCATCAAGTCTATTGTCAATTAACACTGGTACATTATCatcagactcctctttaaattctGCTTTTTAGAATCAACCTTTATTCGCCTATAATAAACGATCGAGAAATCTATCAAACGTATTGGTTAAAAACAGatgtggtcagagagagaaaagaggcatCTGATGAATTGATGTGAAGTATTTAGGTGAGAGGACACCTGGGGGCGATTGATTTGTGAGTTGCCCGTGCCCGCTCACATATCCTAGAATTCTGTATCTCTTTGTGACTAATTTGTATGCAGGTAGACCAGAAAAGCGATATCCTTGATTGGCAGATGAATGCAACCTCTGATTTGAAGCACCTGCTGCACAGCTGTTGATCTTTGCAAATGCTGTTTTGAATGACATAAAATTGGACTTACACACTGAAGAAGACTGTAAAGCCGAAACATCTGCGTATGCTATCCCTGAtgcagtaaaaaaatatatttaaaaaatatatatatatattttttgtgtgtgtggtttttttTTTTAGTGCGAACCCATTACACCTCTGTTTGTCTGAATTCCCGGGTTTACGCACCAGCCAAGCTTCTGGGAGAACACGATGGTTCTATTTTGATTAGTTACTATATGTAGCCCATGACAggtcagacagcatcagatacatgggcttttcgctacacccgcaatagcatctgctaaacacgtgtatgtgaccacatttgatttgattaacataTAGTAAGGCagagggggcgctgtttcgctcgatCGAATGCTTTCTCGGGTGAGATGGTTTCAGCTACTTATTTCGTAAGAATGTGCGAAGATAACCTACTTTTTTAAAGTGATTtctttgacaatcagatgaaaacatcatgactggatGTGTTCATGCCAAGCTCGTTCACACACAGGAGGTCCTATGAAAAAGCGCGCCCCCCTCTGGAAATCAAATGCCTGTCCAACTGATTCGTTCTGTTGCCCTGCACCATACCTATTGCAAACCCCAACTATAAGTATGTCATATACAAATAAATTAACAAAATATACAAAACACTTAAATagacaaataataaaataataggtAACCTGCTTGTCCCTTGTTCTTGTCCTTCCCTCCAATGTCGTTTTTGGGGTCCAGAGCATCACTCAGGTCAAACTCATCACCTGCTGCAGGGAAAGGTCACAGGTCAAAGGTAGAGTTGCAAAATGacagtaactttcccaaaatgcccaagttttccagaaatcctcaTTGGAGGATTCTGGATTTCGTGCTTATTCtctccaactgggatttctgaaAAACCAGGAAATGTGGGGAAAATCTATCAAAGGTGAGCCTGAACAAACCACTGCTACGATGCATTAGGGCATCTAGCACACCTCAACCGAGAGGAAACCACTGCAGTAGTGACTTCTGCTAGCCTTGTccaagatctgtttgtgctcttgccaattccattgctgtcattgtcaagccaaacatgcACTTAGGCTACAATTATGTCAAAATATACCAAGCATTCTAGAAATAGAGCAATATACAACAAGCTGTTGTATATAACAAATAGACAAACTTACAATGACCACAAATAAGGACAACAAGACATTTTGGGATTGAATACATACTAAATAGGTCCAAAGGTCATTCAAAGGTCAAATTGTTGTTTGGTCACTTGGTTGCATTCCAGAATGTGACAGTGTTCTATGGCTCAAAAGCCCAACAGTGAAACGAAGATGCTGACTCAAAACACAATAtttacacacacaacaacatgtgtgACAACAGACAAACTACAacaacatgaaaacaacatggtgtgtgtgtgtctatagtgtgtcaACAATGGTGTGCTATAGGAGAACAAGATGTAATTGATGCAGACAAGATACCACTATAATGTGTGTGAATATAGACATGGAGTGCATTCCAATAATCTTTACTCGCatcctttcctcatctcctctcccccattATAACCATTAGGAGTTGTCATCTGTCCAGTCCAATCAGACCAGTGTTCATGAGGCAAAGCAGAGACCAGGAACAAGGAAACtagtttagaccagagccattGATATTGTATAGAGATTTTGGCAAACTAGCCTCCATGTTGGATCCAAACATTCTATGCCATTAACCTTCTAATATGCATTCTAATTAGAATGGTGTCAAAATGGTGCCTATACCAATTCTACAATCTAAAACTGAGTTTGCCAAACTCTGTATATCTACACCTCTTGTTTTAGACTGATGGGACATAGGCGTTGTCTTCCGACAAGAGGCCTACGTCACCCACAAGCAGAGCTAGTCTTTCGAAACCAACAGTGCAGACGGGATGATGATGTGTAACAACGGGAATATACATGTATATTGACACTGATGCATAGGcggcatctgaaatggcaccctgttccccacacctgggcctggtcaaaagtagtgcgcttatatagggaacagggggccATTTAGGACACACCCGCAGATGTGAAAACGGACGGGAGGGTGGGATGGTGGTTctaagacctgggttcaaacgcTATTCAAAATCATTTGaaatactttatctgtgcttgTTTGAGCTCGCCTAGcttaatggaccaatagaatagtccaaAGACTGCAAGCTCCCGCCCATCTGGCACTTCATTAGGCTAGAGCAAACGCTAAAAGTATTTACCTTTTGAAgcatttcaaatagtatttgaacccacgTCTGTTCGTTAAGTGGTAGCGGTACCAACCAGGATGGGGCCTAGGTGGGTTACGGGGGCCCTTGGTGGCACGGGGGAGCAGGCCCGGGCGGAGGCCAGGCCCAAAGTCAAAATCAGCCTGGGTGTCATCTGTTAGTGTAGTGAGTGCTCAGGAATTAGTATAGCCTAGTTAgcgttcagtctggtttaacaaGGCTTAATGCTAGGCTTAGGACTAGATTCAATCCAGAGAGTGGAAGATTTGGCTATAGCGTGATTGGAATTTAAACGGCAATGTTTCTGCCTTCGCACGGACTGCATTCAaagtaaacgctgcatatgccCGGCTCAATCGGAAATCCCCTTTAAATGTAAATCACGCGATAACGCGGCTCTTCCACGCTCCGGATTGAATCTAGCCCTTCGTTTAAGTGGTGTTAGGACAAGTTCTGTACAGATCTGTTAGTGCTGTGATCACTCTAGGGATAGCTAGTAGGGTTAATGGAATCCCATACAGTACTATAGTAGAGGTGCTTGTGAGTTGTAGGGGATTTAGCTAGAGATGATCTGAGAATAGTATGGCGATTACAAATTTACATACATGTTAATACCGCAACATCAGAGGAGGcttgtgggaggagctataggaggatgggctcattgtaatggctggaatggaatcaatggaatggtaccaaacatcAAACTCACAAAAACAACATATCTGACTCTGTTCCATCTATTATATTCCAGCCTTTACATCGAGCCCGTCCTCCAAtagctcatcccaccagcctcctctgcacgACATAAACAAGAGGTGCAAGGCCAAGCAAGACTGTGACTAACAAATAAGGGACAGCCTTGTTCaccagagagatacagaaagaccTGTGTTGATGGCACCGTGCTATCTTATAGCAGTGGTTTCTCAAAACGGTTTGAGTATAGTGATCCATCTGAAGCATTGTCCAAACTTTGTTGTCAATAGTTTACCCATCATCTGTTCCAGCTGACTCAAACCCGAGACTGCATTTAGCTTATAATCAATATCTATTGACCAGCAGTATTGGCTGACTCTACACGACTCTACACGACTCTACTGCGGCCCTTGCGTTTTTTAAGTACACCACCTGTCTTCTGCATAGCCTACTTGTGAGTCACTTAGCGTAAAAGCCTCTCCTAAACGAGAGATTTAATGCATGCGGGTTTAGTAAGCAGGCCGTAACAGGGATTTCTCCATTCCCTTTTGTTAAGTGTAACATGTCTGATTAGAAAGCCTGTATGTTATGGCGGTTTCTTCCCTCATGTCTCACCTGGTTTGGGTTTGGGTTTGAGCGGGGCCTTGGTTGCTGGGATTTTAGGAGGAACCTTAGAAGGAGCCTTGGTGGTGGTAATCTTGTCACCCTCTC from Oncorhynchus tshawytscha isolate Ot180627B linkage group LG15, Otsh_v2.0, whole genome shotgun sequence includes the following:
- the LOC112214517 gene encoding CD99 antigen-like protein 2 isoform X1 yields the protein MGTFSAWSIFLVVSLLAVKVLSQEFGDFDLSDALDDGDVTKAPAAATPKPKPVPSGADLDLSDFFGEGDKITTTKAPSKVPPKIPATKAPLKPKPKPDDTQADFDFGPGLRPGLLPRATKGPRNPPRPHPAGDEFDLSDALDPKNDIGGKDKNKGQADKGIGGGGKGAGASNNRGGNGGGSFSDDDLFDVGKDNTYNPDKGKGGRNGGPSTADDNNYDTMAETGTIAGIVSAVGVALVGAVTSYISYQKKKFCFSIQQSLNADLVKTDNPDAVVATEPQVQQTLLEPPNAEPLVRRTLSNTPQFCLVPQPTHMHKQRGHDNTHLPAPTLWNISLHLTHTHTHTQHTTFE
- the LOC112214517 gene encoding CD99 antigen-like protein 2 isoform X4, translated to MGTFSAWSIFLVVSLLAVKVLSQEFGDFDLSDALDDGDVTKAPAAATPKPKPVPSGADLDLSDFFGEGDKITTTKAPSKVPPKIPATKAPLKPKPKPGDEFDLSDALDPKNDIGGKDKNKGQADKGIGGGGKGAGASNNRGGNGGGSFSDDDLFDVGKDNTYNPDKGKGGRNGGPSTADDNNYDTMAETGTIAGIVSAVGVALVGAVTSYISYQKKKFCFSIQQSLNADLVKTDNPDAVVATEPQVQQTLLEPPNAEPLVRRTLSNTPQFCLVPQPTHMHKQRGHDNTHLPAPTLWNISLHLTHTHTHTQHTTFE
- the LOC112214517 gene encoding CD99 antigen-like protein 2 isoform X2, whose protein sequence is MGTFSAWSIFLVVSLLAVKVLSQEFGDFDLSDALDDGDVTKAPAAATPKPKPVPSGADLDLSDFFGEGDKITTTKAPSKVPPKIPATKAPLKPKPKPDDTQADFDFGPGLRPGLLPRATKGPRNPPRPHPAGDEFDLSDALDPKNDIGGKDKNKGQAGGSFSDDDLFDVGKDNTYNPDKGKGGRNGGPSTADDNNYDTMAETGTIAGIVSAVGVALVGAVTSYISYQKKKFCFSIQQSLNADLVKTDNPDAVVATEPQVQQTLLEPPNAEPLVRRTLSNTPQFCLVPQPTHMHKQRGHDNTHLPAPTLWNISLHLTHTHTHTQHTTFE
- the LOC112214517 gene encoding CD99 antigen-like protein 2 isoform X3 yields the protein MGTFSAWSIFLVVSLLAVKVLSQEFGDFDLSDALDDGDVTKAPAAATPKPKPVPSGADLDLSDFFGEGDKITTTKAPSKVPPKIPATKAPLKPKPKPAGDEFDLSDALDPKNDIGGKDKNKGQADKGIGGGGKGAGASNNRGGNGGGSFSDDDLFDVGKDNTYNPDKGKGGRNGGPSTADDNNYDTMAETGTIAGIVSAVGVALVGAVTSYISYQKKKFCFSIQQSLNADLVKTDNPDAVVATEPQVQQTLLEPPNAEPLVRRTLSNTPQFCLVPQPTHMHKQRGHDNTHLPAPTLWNISLHLTHTHTHTQHTTFE